One stretch of Pseudomonas sp. NC02 DNA includes these proteins:
- the tcdA gene encoding tRNA cyclic N6-threonylcarbamoyladenosine(37) synthase TcdA: protein MSTEDPRFAGVARLYGIEGLERLKAAHVAIVGVGGVGSWAAEAIARCGVGEISLFDLDDVCVSNSNRQLHALDSTVGKAKVEVMAERLKGINPDCTVHAVADFVTRETMAEYITPNIDCVIDCIDSVNAKAALIAWCKRRKIQIITTGGAGGQIDPTLIQVCDLNRTFNDPLASKVRSTLRRDYGFSRTVTRHYSVPCVFSTEQLRYPKPDGSICLQKSFVGDGVKLDCAGGFGAVMMVTATFGMVAATKAVDKIVAGVRRPADRVKAP, encoded by the coding sequence ATGAGTACAGAAGATCCACGGTTTGCCGGCGTCGCCCGCTTGTATGGCATTGAAGGCCTGGAGCGCCTGAAGGCGGCCCATGTGGCCATCGTCGGCGTGGGCGGGGTGGGTTCGTGGGCGGCGGAAGCCATCGCTCGCTGCGGCGTGGGCGAGATTTCGCTGTTTGACCTCGATGATGTATGCGTCAGCAACAGCAACCGCCAGCTGCATGCGCTGGACAGCACCGTGGGCAAGGCCAAGGTCGAGGTCATGGCCGAGCGCCTGAAAGGCATCAACCCGGATTGCACCGTGCACGCTGTGGCGGACTTCGTGACCCGCGAGACGATGGCCGAGTACATCACGCCCAATATCGATTGCGTGATCGACTGCATCGACAGTGTGAACGCCAAGGCCGCACTGATTGCCTGGTGCAAGCGGCGCAAGATCCAGATCATCACCACCGGCGGCGCGGGCGGGCAGATTGATCCGACGTTGATTCAGGTGTGTGACTTGAACCGTACGTTCAATGACCCGCTGGCGTCGAAGGTGCGCTCCACGTTGCGTCGCGATTATGGCTTCTCCCGCACTGTGACCCGCCATTACAGCGTGCCCTGCGTGTTCTCCACCGAACAGCTGCGTTACCCGAAGCCGGACGGCAGCATCTGTTTGCAGAAGAGTTTTGTCGGGGATGGCGTGAAGCTGGACTGCGCCGGCGGGTTTGGCGCGGTGATGATGGTGACTGCGACCTTCGGCATGGTGGCCGCGACCAAGGCGGTGGACAAGATAGTGGCCGGGGTGCGCCGGCCTGCTGACAGGGTCAAGGCCCCTTAG